A region of Streptomyces sp. NBC_01267 DNA encodes the following proteins:
- a CDS encoding HNH endonuclease — MRNGAISRDGVLQALTEYDDLGQDEFLSKYGYKPATGYLLLHDERTYDSKAIAGVAHKFDQGRALRPDELIGGRSHAARWLARLGFTIRSSRSPDWTRDEIILACDLAMANDWKRLEFDDPRVVELSALLQTMPIHPEELRNELFRNPNGVARKTVDITCRHPSYTGKPTNGNALDVEVMNDFLARPAEMAKVARHIRQGLVAGEFQELAPEVEEEGDDYSAPEGKLLLRRHRSRERNKALRKRKIDAAVRQGRPLACEACGFDFEQVYGDRGSGYIECHHVVPLHEAGEGRTKLSDLALICANCHRMIHRRAPWPTPGELRASIEQKHADDRRAAAALTRPRRAADEQVPNP, encoded by the coding sequence ATGCGCAACGGTGCGATCAGTCGAGACGGTGTCCTCCAAGCCCTGACGGAGTATGACGACCTGGGGCAGGACGAGTTTCTGTCCAAGTACGGGTACAAGCCAGCCACCGGGTATCTCCTCCTGCACGACGAACGAACCTACGACTCCAAGGCCATCGCTGGCGTGGCTCACAAGTTCGATCAAGGTCGAGCGCTGAGGCCTGACGAGCTGATCGGCGGAAGGTCGCACGCCGCCAGGTGGCTGGCCCGACTCGGCTTCACGATCCGTTCGTCCCGGAGTCCCGACTGGACGCGTGACGAGATCATCCTTGCCTGCGATCTGGCCATGGCCAACGACTGGAAGCGACTGGAATTTGACGACCCGCGGGTGGTCGAGCTGTCCGCGCTGCTCCAGACCATGCCGATCCATCCTGAGGAGCTGCGCAACGAGTTGTTCCGAAACCCCAACGGGGTAGCGCGTAAGACGGTTGACATCACATGCCGGCATCCCAGTTACACGGGCAAGCCCACGAACGGAAACGCCCTGGATGTCGAAGTCATGAACGACTTCCTCGCCCGGCCGGCTGAGATGGCGAAGGTTGCCCGGCACATCAGGCAAGGCCTGGTCGCGGGAGAGTTTCAGGAGCTAGCACCCGAGGTCGAGGAGGAAGGCGACGACTACAGCGCACCAGAGGGCAAGTTGCTGCTACGCCGCCACCGGAGCCGCGAGCGGAACAAGGCTTTGCGTAAGAGGAAGATCGACGCGGCAGTGCGGCAGGGCCGCCCGCTCGCTTGCGAGGCGTGTGGCTTCGACTTCGAGCAAGTCTACGGCGACCGCGGAAGCGGATACATCGAGTGTCACCACGTTGTTCCCCTGCATGAGGCTGGCGAAGGCCGCACCAAGCTCAGCGATCTCGCCCTCATCTGCGCCAACTGTCACCGCATGATCCACCGGCGTGCGCCGTGGCCGACCCCAGGGGAGCTGCGAGCCTCGATAGAGCAGAAGCACGCTGACGATAGGCGTGCCGCGGCGGCTTTGACGCGACCGCGCAGAGCAGCCGACGAGCAGGTGCCGAACCCGTGA
- a CDS encoding GNAT family N-acetyltransferase has product MQKPVIRRREARDLAEAAEVLTAVHESDGYPVEGVEDPQGWLSPGGLLAAWVAESDGHVVGHVAVNSPQSGDEVARLWSEESGANSSQVAVLARLFVASGARKGSAGKHLVDAAVSYARANELRLVLEVLAKDAAAIRLYERLGWQRFGETVHTFAGERFDAACFVAPA; this is encoded by the coding sequence ATGCAGAAGCCTGTGATTCGTCGGCGCGAAGCCCGCGACCTTGCCGAAGCCGCAGAGGTTTTGACCGCGGTGCACGAATCCGATGGCTATCCCGTGGAAGGCGTGGAGGACCCTCAGGGGTGGCTCTCTCCCGGCGGCCTTCTGGCGGCGTGGGTTGCTGAGTCGGATGGGCATGTGGTGGGGCACGTCGCAGTCAACAGTCCGCAGTCAGGGGACGAGGTTGCGCGCCTCTGGAGCGAGGAGAGCGGTGCCAACTCTTCGCAGGTCGCTGTACTCGCAAGGCTTTTCGTCGCCAGCGGTGCACGCAAGGGCTCCGCTGGGAAGCACCTCGTGGACGCAGCAGTGTCCTACGCCAGAGCGAACGAACTGCGCTTGGTTCTTGAGGTGTTGGCGAAGGATGCCGCGGCGATCCGCTTGTACGAGCGTCTCGGCTGGCAGCGATTCGGCGAGACGGTGCACACCTTTGCCGGCGAGCGCTTTGACGCGGCCTGCTTCGTGGCACCCGCCTGA
- a CDS encoding GntR family transcriptional regulator, whose protein sequence is MTPSESPTQQPASRRIAEELRRQIHAGEIPVGEKLPSERVLAERYGAARNTAREAVRLLAEQGLVTAKHGRGVFVREPRRLFRFGSDRYSIKNRETGLTPFRLEAKRQGKTPRIEVPSIAREVPPLDVAERLGVPADEQSVVHRENHYFADDEPVQIVSTYLRWDEAKDTLLMQPKTGKDGIYGRLEELGHVMTRVRDEISARMPSPEEAAILQLLPGVPILEVLHTSLDQDLKPFEVSRYVHRADQTGLLYELPVE, encoded by the coding sequence ATGACCCCGTCCGAGTCCCCTACTCAGCAGCCAGCGAGCAGACGCATCGCAGAGGAACTACGTCGGCAGATCCACGCCGGCGAGATCCCGGTCGGGGAGAAGTTGCCTTCGGAACGCGTGCTGGCGGAGAGGTATGGGGCGGCGCGCAATACGGCACGCGAGGCCGTCCGCTTGCTTGCCGAACAGGGTCTCGTCACCGCCAAGCACGGGCGAGGCGTGTTCGTTCGGGAACCGCGGAGGCTGTTCAGGTTCGGTAGCGATCGCTACTCGATCAAGAATCGCGAGACCGGGCTGACACCGTTCAGGCTCGAAGCCAAGCGCCAGGGCAAGACACCGAGGATCGAAGTCCCGTCCATCGCCCGCGAGGTTCCTCCCCTCGACGTAGCGGAGCGTCTCGGCGTGCCGGCCGATGAGCAGAGCGTTGTGCACCGGGAGAATCACTACTTCGCAGATGACGAACCCGTGCAGATCGTCTCGACCTACCTGCGCTGGGACGAAGCGAAGGACACGCTTCTCATGCAGCCCAAGACCGGCAAAGACGGGATCTACGGGCGGCTTGAGGAGCTAGGGCATGTCATGACGCGGGTGCGTGATGAGATCAGCGCCCGGATGCCCTCGCCGGAGGAAGCCGCGATTCTCCAACTTCTGCCGGGCGTTCCGATCCTTGAAGTGCTGCACACCAGCCTCGACCAGGACCTGAAGCCGTTTGAAGTGTCCAGATACGTGCACCGGGCTGACCAAACCGGTCTGCTCTATGAACTTCCGGTTGAGTAA
- a CDS encoding SCO3933 family regulatory protein, with the protein MPSFKIDVSTAVVFVATPPTPKLVSKQTGEIAMDRETGAPLATVGLLISDDGEGNLYQVTVPSTGVPESLTPGTPVTVIGLKARDWENTFNGQTRHGISFRAVAITAGA; encoded by the coding sequence ATGCCGTCGTTCAAGATCGATGTTTCGACCGCTGTCGTGTTCGTCGCGACGCCTCCGACTCCGAAGCTCGTGAGTAAGCAGACCGGTGAGATCGCGATGGACCGGGAGACCGGTGCCCCGCTCGCGACCGTGGGCCTGCTGATCTCGGACGACGGGGAGGGGAACCTCTACCAGGTGACGGTCCCGAGCACGGGTGTTCCGGAGAGCCTGACGCCGGGTACGCCGGTCACGGTGATCGGGCTCAAGGCACGGGACTGGGAGAACACGTTCAACGGCCAGACCCGGCACGGGATCAGCTTCCGCGCGGTAGCGATCACGGCGGGTGCCTGA
- a CDS encoding FtsK/SpoIIIE domain-containing protein has protein sequence MPDLTLMIEAAGALSAAGGLGYAKARAPRVFWSLVGLPVARVRFAATYRSTMDVCGLTVQPSRLRAFMVRNVARRQDVQPVPPKVRRVRGSSTGMRAILRLPAGLEPADVAAASERLRHAWGVHSVHVVEVKPGFVELRMTGYDVLRRVKMPRRLPRKLSGPMVVPVALREDGTAFVRDYKKIPHGLTLGANQSGKSMFQRNLITGLAKLPVGLIGIDCKRGVEQRGYAPRLSALATTPDEASSLLEVLVREMEERFDTLSAHGVSDLWDLPTKLRPVPLVVLVDEVAELFLTAVKKDEERRDQMVMRLVRLAQMARAVGIYLEVCGQRFGSELGKGATMLRAQLTGRVVHRVNDKQTADMGLGDIAPDAVLAVTTIPPDRPGVAVAGDASGGWSRIRTPEMTAAEAVAICREYAHMTPDIEALAPFRPVVRTTPAPASPLAKPAPVTS, from the coding sequence ATGCCGGACCTGACCCTGATGATCGAGGCGGCCGGGGCCTTATCGGCTGCCGGCGGCCTCGGTTACGCGAAGGCTCGCGCCCCGCGGGTGTTCTGGTCGCTGGTCGGCTTGCCGGTCGCTCGGGTTCGGTTCGCGGCTACGTACCGCTCGACGATGGATGTGTGTGGGCTGACGGTTCAGCCGTCCAGGCTCCGGGCGTTCATGGTCCGCAACGTGGCCCGCCGCCAGGACGTCCAGCCGGTACCCCCGAAGGTTCGCCGGGTCCGTGGTTCCTCGACCGGGATGCGGGCGATACTCCGCCTTCCGGCCGGCCTGGAGCCCGCGGACGTGGCTGCGGCCTCGGAACGGCTGCGGCACGCCTGGGGCGTCCACTCCGTGCACGTCGTGGAGGTCAAGCCCGGCTTCGTTGAACTCCGCATGACCGGGTACGACGTGCTACGCCGGGTGAAGATGCCGCGCCGACTGCCCCGCAAACTGTCCGGCCCGATGGTGGTGCCGGTGGCGTTGCGGGAGGACGGCACGGCGTTCGTCCGGGACTACAAGAAGATCCCGCACGGCCTGACCCTGGGCGCGAATCAGTCGGGCAAGTCGATGTTCCAGCGCAACCTGATCACCGGACTGGCGAAACTCCCGGTCGGTCTGATCGGGATCGACTGCAAGCGCGGTGTGGAACAGCGGGGCTACGCACCCCGCCTCTCCGCCCTCGCCACCACCCCGGATGAAGCCTCCAGCCTGCTGGAAGTACTCGTGCGGGAGATGGAAGAGCGCTTCGACACCCTGAGCGCCCACGGCGTATCCGACCTCTGGGACCTGCCCACCAAGCTCCGCCCGGTGCCGCTGGTCGTCCTGGTCGACGAGGTGGCCGAACTGTTCCTGACCGCGGTCAAGAAGGACGAGGAACGGCGCGATCAGATGGTGATGCGCCTGGTCCGTCTCGCGCAGATGGCCCGCGCGGTCGGCATCTATCTGGAGGTCTGCGGGCAGCGCTTCGGCTCCGAACTCGGCAAGGGCGCCACCATGCTCCGCGCCCAGCTCACCGGCCGTGTCGTGCACCGCGTCAACGACAAGCAGACCGCCGATATGGGTCTGGGCGACATCGCCCCGGACGCGGTCCTCGCCGTGACCACCATTCCGCCGGACCGTCCCGGTGTCGCGGTGGCCGGCGATGCCTCCGGGGGCTGGTCCCGCATCCGCACCCCCGAAATGACCGCTGCTGAAGCGGTCGCGATCTGCCGGGAGTACGCGCACATGACCCCGGACATCGAAGCGCTGGCCCCGTTCCGCCCGGTCGTCCGCACCACCCCGGCCCCGGCTTCGCCGCTGGCCAAGCCGGCCCCGGTTACCTCGTAG
- a CDS encoding DUF2637 domain-containing protein, which produces MFRTIRLDAVLVQAVIAGALSFSHLHDLAEAAGQDGWKAWAYPISVDLLLVAAWRRMRAHADNRPAWVWFVIALTASLGANIATAGMLDLGDVPPWLRILVAGWPALAFLGGTLLAHTPAPAPTETEPAPIAAPLPAPDPAPAAPDVTVQRAPEPAPDPAPELPPAPAPAPVAAPTSAAAVAVPPALLDHARKVADTHHATTGHRITAETLRARLGVPAPLADAITAQLA; this is translated from the coding sequence ATGTTCCGAACCATTCGACTGGATGCCGTGCTGGTCCAGGCCGTGATCGCCGGTGCGCTGTCGTTCTCGCACTTGCATGACCTGGCCGAAGCTGCCGGACAGGACGGCTGGAAAGCCTGGGCCTACCCGATCAGCGTGGACCTGCTCCTGGTCGCCGCCTGGCGCCGGATGCGCGCCCACGCCGACAACCGCCCCGCCTGGGTCTGGTTCGTCATCGCGCTCACCGCGTCCCTCGGCGCGAACATCGCGACCGCCGGAATGCTCGACCTCGGCGACGTCCCGCCCTGGCTCCGCATCCTCGTTGCCGGCTGGCCCGCCCTCGCCTTCCTCGGCGGAACACTCCTCGCCCACACCCCCGCACCGGCACCGACCGAGACCGAACCGGCTCCGATCGCTGCACCGCTGCCCGCCCCGGACCCCGCACCGGCGGCCCCGGACGTCACGGTCCAGCGGGCCCCCGAACCGGCCCCGGATCCTGCGCCCGAACTCCCGCCCGCACCGGCACCGGCACCTGTTGCGGCTCCTACGTCTGCCGCGGCGGTTGCTGTTCCTCCGGCGCTGCTCGATCACGCCCGGAAGGTCGCCGACACCCACCACGCCACGACCGGCCACCGGATCACCGCCGAGACCCTGCGCGCCCGCCTCGGTGTCCCCGCCCCGCTCGCCGACGCGATCACTGCCCAACTCGCCTGA
- a CDS encoding mobile element transfer protein, producing the protein MPRPNRFTNVIRIGPVQVGTHYDGRGRTKHTAACTAPGCNFSADYHGRAAAELAARTHRCNA; encoded by the coding sequence ATGCCGCGTCCGAACCGCTTCACCAACGTGATCCGCATCGGCCCCGTACAGGTCGGCACCCACTACGACGGCCGCGGCCGGACCAAGCACACCGCCGCCTGCACCGCCCCCGGCTGCAACTTCTCCGCCGACTACCACGGCCGCGCCGCCGCCGAACTCGCCGCCCGCACCCACCGCTGCAACGCCTGA
- a CDS encoding SpdD protein yields MFTPKYPTPDTPPTAATSLVPPLTGLVHPPACDCHHTPVTTAPAPAPVPVTRSAVQLTPGTLAVAVAGGTAVVLVVGAVLVSMLLAVAITAASVAICAVVLRSLLNNHQR; encoded by the coding sequence ATGTTCACCCCGAAGTACCCGACCCCGGACACCCCGCCCACCGCGGCAACGTCCCTCGTCCCGCCGCTCACCGGCCTCGTGCACCCTCCGGCCTGCGACTGCCACCACACCCCCGTCACCACCGCCCCGGCCCCGGCGCCCGTCCCGGTGACCCGGTCCGCGGTGCAGCTCACCCCCGGAACCCTCGCCGTTGCCGTCGCCGGCGGAACGGCCGTGGTCCTGGTCGTGGGGGCGGTCCTGGTCTCGATGCTCCTCGCGGTCGCGATCACCGCCGCATCCGTCGCGATCTGCGCGGTCGTCCTGCGCTCCCTGCTCAACAACCACCAGCGCTAA
- a CDS encoding DNA cytosine methyltransferase yields MNTTLPVLDLFAGPGGWSEGLRGLGLQDVGIEIDPAACATRAAAGHRTIRADVATYPTAPLRRKVSGLIASPPCQTFSTAGLRAGNDDMDLCHQALDDISRGNDTRAAVRATCADPRSLLVVEPLRFALDLRPAWIALEEVPAVVPLFEHTAHLLQKIGYSTWVGVLNAADFGLAQTRRRAFLLASRTRPAFSPEPTHTEVPQWDLFGVCLDPWVSMADALVLPPGIKVNTRGDRPTDKKGRTAGGNEFSADGPSNALTGRARSWKLRSGQSWKLPAGRSAGGDVGRFERAISEPSFTITGSANRCKWVQDGVEERNLALAEAATLQSFPATYPWAGSRTKQFEQIGNAVPPLLATAALRPLLPAVLEVAA; encoded by the coding sequence ATGAACACCACGCTCCCTGTCCTGGACCTCTTCGCCGGCCCCGGCGGCTGGTCGGAAGGACTACGTGGCCTCGGCCTACAGGATGTCGGTATCGAGATCGACCCGGCGGCCTGCGCCACCCGCGCTGCGGCCGGACACCGCACGATCCGCGCCGATGTCGCCACCTACCCCACCGCACCGCTGCGCAGGAAAGTCTCAGGACTGATCGCCTCCCCGCCCTGCCAGACCTTCAGCACCGCCGGACTGCGCGCCGGAAACGACGACATGGACCTGTGCCACCAGGCCCTAGACGACATCAGCCGTGGGAACGACACCCGCGCGGCCGTACGCGCCACCTGCGCAGACCCGCGCTCCCTCCTTGTCGTCGAGCCGCTGCGCTTCGCCCTCGACCTGCGTCCCGCGTGGATCGCTCTGGAAGAAGTCCCGGCCGTGGTGCCCCTGTTCGAGCACACCGCCCACCTCCTGCAAAAGATCGGCTACTCGACGTGGGTCGGTGTCCTCAACGCCGCTGACTTCGGCCTGGCCCAGACCCGCCGCCGTGCCTTCCTGCTCGCCTCCCGCACCCGGCCGGCCTTCTCTCCGGAGCCCACGCACACCGAAGTACCGCAGTGGGACCTGTTCGGCGTGTGCTTGGACCCGTGGGTGTCCATGGCCGACGCACTGGTTCTGCCGCCCGGGATCAAGGTCAACACCCGAGGCGACCGCCCCACGGACAAGAAGGGCCGAACAGCCGGAGGCAACGAATTCTCGGCCGACGGCCCGAGCAACGCGCTCACCGGTCGTGCCCGCTCCTGGAAACTCCGCTCCGGGCAGAGCTGGAAGCTGCCCGCCGGTCGGTCCGCCGGCGGTGACGTTGGACGGTTCGAGCGCGCGATCAGCGAGCCGTCTTTCACCATCACCGGCTCTGCGAACCGATGCAAGTGGGTGCAGGACGGAGTCGAGGAGCGCAACCTCGCGCTGGCGGAAGCAGCGACTCTCCAGTCCTTCCCGGCCACCTACCCGTGGGCCGGCTCCCGCACCAAGCAGTTCGAGCAGATCGGCAACGCCGTTCCGCCCTTGCTCGCCACCGCCGCCCTTCGCCCCCTGCTCCCTGCCGTGCTGGAGGTCGCCGCGTGA
- the repSA gene encoding replication initiator protein RepSA: MNTTATAAGLDPTTLADVLRVAGSTGFDRWNEQIRHTGGCAQPIHLTGATKTTDRATGTLLHHYTTDTEPGGRLRIACGNRRASRCPACAWTYAGDTYHLIRAGLTGDPDKGTPHTIRDHPRVFATLTAPSFGAVHNRPGNRPCRCGTHHPETAPELGTPLDPDRYDYAGAVLWNNHASDLWRYFTIYLRREIARCAGLTQKAAREQSRLSFGKVAEYQKRGAVHFHAVIRFDGPDGPDSPPPAWATLALLDDAIRAAAARVEVVVPPNEEAGFPTPWVLRWGTQLDVQPIGAFGNGEDLTEQAVASYVAKYATKAAEMTGTVDHRVGNKEALILLDVPDHPRRLIEACLDLHHAYPDRKLRDWAHMLGFRGHFSTKSRRYSTTLGALRQVRADYRAKQQRTALGLPDPDDHPEATTLTLAHWTYAGHGHTPGESWLAANIHRDIQHNRDTAREARAELMNQLALEGADA, from the coding sequence GTGAACACCACCGCCACCGCGGCGGGCCTGGACCCGACCACCCTCGCTGACGTGCTGAGGGTGGCCGGGTCCACCGGCTTCGACCGCTGGAACGAGCAGATCCGCCACACCGGAGGATGCGCACAGCCCATCCACCTCACCGGCGCCACCAAGACCACCGACCGGGCAACCGGCACCCTCCTGCACCACTACACGACCGACACCGAGCCCGGCGGCCGGTTACGCATCGCCTGCGGCAACCGCCGCGCCTCCCGCTGCCCTGCCTGCGCCTGGACCTACGCCGGCGACACCTACCACCTCATCCGCGCCGGCCTCACCGGCGACCCCGACAAAGGCACCCCCCACACCATCCGCGACCACCCCCGGGTCTTCGCAACGCTGACGGCCCCGTCGTTCGGTGCGGTCCACAACCGGCCCGGGAACCGGCCCTGCCGCTGCGGCACCCACCACCCGGAAACCGCCCCCGAACTCGGCACACCTCTCGACCCGGACCGGTACGACTACGCGGGGGCGGTGTTGTGGAACAACCACGCCTCCGACCTGTGGCGCTACTTCACGATCTACCTCCGCCGCGAAATCGCCCGCTGTGCCGGCCTCACGCAGAAGGCGGCCCGGGAACAGTCCCGGCTGTCCTTCGGGAAAGTCGCCGAGTACCAAAAGCGCGGAGCGGTCCACTTCCACGCCGTGATCCGCTTCGACGGACCCGACGGCCCCGACTCACCCCCGCCGGCCTGGGCCACACTCGCCCTGCTCGACGACGCCATCCGCGCCGCGGCGGCTCGCGTGGAAGTCGTCGTGCCCCCGAACGAGGAAGCCGGCTTCCCCACCCCCTGGGTGCTGCGCTGGGGAACACAGCTCGACGTCCAGCCCATCGGCGCGTTCGGCAACGGCGAAGACCTCACAGAGCAAGCCGTGGCCTCCTACGTCGCCAAATACGCCACCAAGGCAGCCGAGATGACCGGCACCGTGGACCACCGCGTCGGCAACAAGGAAGCGCTGATCCTCCTCGACGTCCCCGACCACCCGCGCCGGCTCATCGAAGCGTGCCTGGACCTCCACCACGCCTATCCGGACCGCAAGCTCCGGGACTGGGCTCACATGCTCGGCTTCCGCGGCCACTTCTCCACCAAATCCCGCCGCTACTCCACCACCCTCGGCGCCCTCCGACAGGTCCGAGCCGACTACCGCGCCAAGCAGCAACGCACCGCCCTCGGCCTTCCCGACCCGGACGACCACCCCGAGGCGACGACCCTCACGCTCGCGCACTGGACCTACGCCGGCCACGGACACACCCCCGGCGAATCCTGGCTCGCCGCCAACATCCACCGCGACATCCAGCACAACCGCGACACCGCCCGCGAAGCACGCGCCGAACTCATGAACCAACTCGCTCTGGAAGGGGCCGACGCATGA
- a CDS encoding helix-turn-helix domain-containing protein codes for MTTATAELLTVPEVMARLKLGRSTVYDLIRSRRLTSITIGRCRRIPADAVRDFIVNEIEEAA; via the coding sequence ATGACCACCGCCACCGCCGAACTGCTCACCGTGCCTGAGGTCATGGCGCGGCTCAAGCTCGGGCGCTCCACGGTCTACGACCTGATCCGCTCGCGCCGGCTGACCTCGATCACCATCGGCCGGTGCCGCCGCATCCCCGCCGACGCCGTACGGGACTTCATCGTCAACGAGATCGAAGAGGCCGCCTGA
- a CDS encoding tyrosine-type recombinase/integrase, with product MTTQRKRNPNGAGTITKRKDGRFQAAVYVLQPDGTRARKFAYGKTWAECDTKRRDLLAKVDQGVPVPTRSAKLSEWLPYWLENIIKPRRKRTTYAKYETHIRLYLVPLLGSKRLESLSVADVRRFLVRLEQQTTAATAKESHRVLRTALTAACREELVMRNVATLVEPPSATPRDLSPWSLDETLSFLTAARKDPLYAAFVLAIALGFRRGEIVGLRWENVDLDKREIRVRTQRQRVRGEAYEDDPKGRRRKQTLPLPALCVAPLRWERLRQAATREVAGDKWEETGYVFTTRTGRPIEPRNLYRSFTRVAGTAGLRVIRLHDARHGCATLLTAAGVPPRVVMEILGHSQIAVTMNIYAHVVQDTQREAVSHLDRMLKRQVPTVGDRAR from the coding sequence ATGACCACTCAGCGCAAGCGCAACCCCAACGGCGCCGGCACTATCACCAAGCGCAAGGACGGCCGCTTCCAAGCTGCGGTCTACGTGCTCCAGCCGGACGGCACCCGCGCCCGCAAGTTCGCCTACGGCAAGACCTGGGCCGAGTGCGACACCAAGCGCCGTGACCTGCTCGCCAAGGTGGACCAGGGCGTCCCCGTGCCGACGCGTTCGGCCAAGCTCTCCGAGTGGCTGCCGTACTGGCTGGAGAACATCATCAAGCCGCGCCGCAAGCGCACGACTTACGCGAAGTACGAGACGCACATCCGCCTCTACCTCGTGCCCTTGCTCGGCTCGAAGCGCCTCGAATCGTTGAGCGTCGCGGATGTCCGACGCTTCCTCGTCCGCCTGGAGCAGCAGACCACCGCGGCAACCGCCAAGGAATCCCACCGCGTCCTACGCACCGCCCTGACCGCTGCCTGCCGCGAAGAACTGGTCATGCGGAACGTGGCCACCCTGGTGGAGCCTCCGTCCGCCACACCCCGGGATCTGTCGCCTTGGTCGCTCGACGAGACCCTGTCCTTCCTCACCGCCGCCCGGAAGGACCCGCTCTATGCGGCCTTCGTCCTCGCCATCGCGCTCGGCTTCCGTCGCGGGGAAATCGTCGGCCTGCGGTGGGAGAACGTCGACCTCGACAAGCGGGAGATCCGGGTCCGTACCCAGCGGCAGCGTGTCCGCGGTGAGGCGTACGAAGACGATCCCAAGGGGCGCCGTAGGAAGCAGACACTCCCCCTGCCCGCCCTCTGCGTCGCCCCGCTCCGCTGGGAACGGCTGCGCCAGGCCGCCACGCGTGAGGTTGCTGGCGATAAGTGGGAGGAGACCGGCTACGTCTTCACCACCCGCACCGGCCGGCCGATCGAACCGCGCAACCTGTACCGCTCGTTCACACGGGTCGCCGGAACCGCCGGGCTCCGCGTCATCCGGCTGCACGATGCCCGACACGGCTGCGCAACGCTGCTGACCGCCGCTGGCGTCCCGCCCCGCGTCGTGATGGAGATCCTCGGGCACAGTCAGATCGCGGTCACGATGAACATCTACGCCCACGTCGTTCAGGACACGCAGCGCGAGGCCGTGAGTCACCTGGACCGCATGCTGAAGCGGCAGGTCCCGACCGTGGGTGACCGCGCCCGTTGA
- a CDS encoding DUF4097 family beta strand repeat-containing protein: MALRTRTLFAAGGAVLVSVALTGCGADASSAPVEHKSFPLSGKTLTIESDNSTIELVPADVKKVEVSRRVDGWVLVGSGPNASWSMKNDRLTLKLKCSGLVNNCEARHQIKVPRGVAVTVQDDNGSVTASGFDTALKLRSDNGKVTVKDSSGALDLHSDNGQINGDALSSRSISADSSNGQVRLSLAAVPDRVDSGSDNGSIRITLPKKPGVSYKVDARSHNGRVRVSVPKNDASGHTVRAHSSNGEVTVRSAN; encoded by the coding sequence GTGGCACTCCGAACCCGTACGCTCTTCGCCGCCGGCGGAGCTGTTCTCGTCTCTGTCGCGCTCACCGGGTGCGGTGCGGATGCGTCGAGTGCGCCGGTCGAGCACAAGTCGTTTCCCCTCAGCGGGAAGACGCTGACCATCGAATCCGACAACTCGACCATCGAGCTGGTGCCCGCCGATGTGAAGAAGGTCGAGGTCAGCCGGCGCGTGGACGGGTGGGTTCTCGTCGGGAGCGGGCCGAACGCCTCCTGGTCGATGAAGAACGACCGGCTCACCCTGAAGCTGAAATGCAGTGGGCTGGTCAACAACTGTGAGGCGCGCCATCAGATCAAGGTGCCGCGCGGCGTCGCGGTGACCGTGCAGGACGACAACGGGAGCGTGACCGCCTCCGGGTTCGACACGGCGCTGAAGCTCCGTTCCGACAACGGCAAGGTCACCGTCAAGGATTCCAGCGGGGCGCTGGATCTGCACAGCGACAACGGGCAGATCAACGGCGATGCCCTCTCGTCCAGGAGCATCTCGGCGGACTCCAGCAACGGGCAGGTCCGCCTCTCACTCGCCGCGGTGCCCGACCGGGTGGACAGCGGCAGCGACAACGGGTCGATCAGGATCACGCTGCCGAAGAAGCCGGGGGTCTCCTACAAGGTCGACGCCAGGAGCCACAACGGACGGGTCAGGGTCAGCGTGCCCAAGAACGACGCCAGCGGCCACACCGTGCGTGCACACAGCAGCAACGGGGAAGTCACGGTGCGAAGCGCGAACTGA